One genomic window of Osmia bicornis bicornis chromosome 5, iOsmBic2.1, whole genome shotgun sequence includes the following:
- the LOC114882737 gene encoding transmembrane channel-like protein — MVPLKLSPAFSFDTPCGVTMDDVEPSSPQPSVDRLSVTFAIVEDNNVQDNQTVASNEKNVVDMQRISIAEEEADEDDYSASACAIMQRRSSSRRQSRRKRRPSSPFSVEAEATLRRRSSIYTISSGETAISMEESGSQEQIFEKLKMHKEVLGGVKQQPWPLRRKIKLVRQAKSYVRKHEGVLQERLAQTRSTKDAIARISLFVTKKWQYCRREMVNLQTWLIPWEFRIKEIESHFGSAVASYFTFLRWLFWINLVMAAILTAFVAIPEMLTADPLAAGERKIMLREEKIKSKHLLTLWEFEGVLKYSPFFYGWYTNQDSKSGYRLPLAYFVTNLVVYIYSFVAILRKMAENSRLSKLTEKEDECVFSWKLFTGWDFMIGNTETAHNRMASIVLGFKEALLEEAEKEKDERNWKVITMRIFVNISIISLLGLSAYAVIKVVARSAEELEQTNWWRQNEITVVMSLITYLFPLFFEILGLLESYHPRKQLRLQLARIMVLNLLNLYSLIFALFGRINSMKQDLRNLQPTIKNCSYKPIVCDEENMTKSRQLATLASLSLIMVTGNATGMQSRNEIPKTTLPYFSLMPNLYLNPILDEKSLEEIYNVGDYPPLDYTYDNYDGEEIKINEFNETSFSTENTTQVFNLTSDMFQQNDAFNMTTTFVIDNEFFSNATEEINDTSITSVPFIETSTAYNETSEAFYDTDDTSDDTHDFTTTSFIMDTTSSTTEVNTLDKLITVSDTSTESSIITSSYSERFTDDTTYKITTIDSSLSSVNERVIPLSEENYVFKCFEQVCTTTTRDTVASSKLLDLKTRKKLRRLCWETTFGQELAKLTVMDLVLSILATLSIDFLRAVFVRFMNSFWCWDLEKQFPEYGDFKIAENILHLVNNQGMIWMGMFFSPGLTVLNLFKLGILMYLRSWAVLTCNVPHEVIFRASRSNNFYFALLLTMLFLCVLPVGYAIVWVEPSWHCGPFSGYNKMYHLATKQLTDSLPGPIQRCLDYIASPGIVIPLIVLMTLIIYYMVSLTGSLREANNDLKIQLRHERTEERRKLFRIVKKREELTDTSFLKWKKMLPALPRKAIKSEVSKVVVTMENSVEVDVEERKRSASEVVESTDIKQDVVPQDHAQNSVSENNTNEKGPVSNRMAKFLHDSWESQTSDHAMIPEIRINEAGGKSISKENNNVNHKK, encoded by the exons ATGGTACCACTGAAATTAAGTCCAGCCTTCTCATTCGACACCCCATGTGGCGTGACGATGGATGAT GTGGAACCTTCATCCCCTCAGCCGTCGGTCGACCGACTGTCAGTTACTTTTGCCATTGTTGAAGACAACAACGTGCAGGATAATCAGACGGTTGCTTCAAACGAAAAGAACGTCGTCGATATGCAAAGAATATCCATAGCTG AGGAAGAGGCGGATGAAGACGACTACTCTGCGTCAGCTTGCGCGATTATGCAGCGACGGAGTTCGAGTCGACGACAAAGCAGACGGAAACGGCGCCCCTCGTCGCCTTTTAGCGTGGAGGCTGAAGCTACCCTTCGTCGGAGGTCGTCTATTTACACCATCAGCTCTGGAGA AACCGCAATCTCGATGGAAGAAAGCGGAAGTCAGGAACAGATATTCGAGAAGTTGAAGATGCACAAGGAAGTCCTCGGTGGAGTGAAGCAACAGCCATGGCCTCTTCGTCGTAAGATCAAACTGGTACGACAAGCGAAGTCGTACGTAAGGAAGCACGAAGGTGTTCTTCAGGAACGACTGGCTCAAACTCGAAGTACCAAAGATGCCATCGCGCGTATCTCATTGTTTGTTACAAAG AAATGGCAATACTGTCGAAGAGAGATGGTAAACCTTCAAACATGGTTAATCCCATGGGAGTTTCGAATCAAGGAGATCGAGTCTCATTTTGGTTCCGCGGTGGCCTCGTATTTCACATTTCTTCGCTGGTTGTTCTGGATCAATCTCGTTATGGCAGCCATTCTTACAGCTTTTGTAGCGATTCCAGAG ATGCTCACAGCAGATCCTCTAGCAGCTGGAGAAAGAAAGATCATGCtcagagaagaaaaaatcaaatcAAAGCACTTGTTAACTTTGTGGGAGTTTGAAGGAGTCTTAAAATATTCCCCATTCTTCTATGGCTGGTACACCAATCAAGATTCTAAAAGTGGCTACAGATTGCCTTTGGCATACTTTGTTACAAATTTAGTGGTCTACATATATAGCTTTGTCGCCATACTGCGCAA AATGGCTGAAAATTCTCGGTTGAGCAAACTCACAGAGAAAGAGGACGAGTGTGTGTTCTCGTGGAAGCTTTTCACAGGATGGGATTTCATGATCGGTAATACTGAAACTGCACATAATCGAATGGCCAGCATCGTCCTTGGGTTCAAAGAAGCTTTGTTGGAAGAAGCTGAAAAGGAGAAAGATGAAAGGAA TTGGAAAGTTATAACGATGAGAATCTTTGTAAACATCtcaataatttcattattggGATTATCAGCTTATGCTGTGATAAAAGTGGTTGCTAGAAGTGCTGAGGAACTTGAGCAAACCAATTGGTGGAGACAAAACGAGATTACCGTCGTGATGTCTTTAATTACGTACCTCTTTCCATTATTCTTTGAGATACTGGGTCTGTTAGAGAGCTATCATCCGAGAAAGCAGCTACGTTTACAGCTTGCACG AATAATGGTGCTGAATTTACTGAATCTATACTCCTTAATTTTTGCACTGTTTGGAAGAATAAATTCAATG AAACAAGACCTAAGGAATCTTCAGCCAACAATAAAGAATTGTTCGTACAAGCCAATAGTATGCGACGAAGAAAACATGACAAAATCGCGACAATTAGCAACATTAGCTTCTCTAAGTTTAATTATGGTAACCGGTAATGCTACTGGAATGCAGAGTCGGAATGAGATCCCTAAAACAA CACTGCCATACTTCTCACTGATGCCCAATTTATACCTGAATCCAATACTCGATGAAAAATCATTGGAAGAGATATACAACGTTGGAGATTATCCTCCCTTAGATTACACCTATGACAATTATGATggggaagaaataaaaattaatgaattcaaTGAAACGTCTTTTTCTACAGAAAATACTACTCAAGTATTTAATCTTACCTCAGACATGTTTCAACAAAATGATGCTTTCAACATGACCACCACTTTTGTTATCGATAATGAATTCTTTTCTAATGCAACTGAAGAAATTAATGATACCTCTATAACGAGTGTTCCTTTCATTGAAACTTCTACAGCTTATAATGAAACATCTGAGGCATTTTATGACACAGATGATACTAGCGACGATACTCATGATTTTACTACAACTTCATTCATCATGGATACAACATCATCTACAACAGAAGTGAATACATTAGATAAATTGATCACTGTGTCAGATACAAGTACAGAATCATCAATCATAACATCTAGTTACTCTGAACGATTTACTGACGATACTACTTATAAAATAACTACTATTGATAGCAGTTTATCGTCAGTAAATGAAAGGGTGATTCCCCTCTCTGAAGAGAATTATGTTTTCAAGTGTTTCGAACAAGTTTGTACTACGACCACTCGGGATACAG TTGCTTCATCAAAATTGTTGGATTTGAAAACCCGGAAGAAACTTCGTCGTTTGTGTTGGGAGACAACATTCGGTCAAGAATTAGCCAAGCTTACAGTTATGGATTTG GTACTTTCTATTCTAGCCACGCTTAGTATAGATTTTCTTCGCGCAGTTTTCGTTCGTTTTATGAACAGTTTCTGGTGCTGGGATCTTGAGAAACAGTTTCCTGAGTACGGAGATTTCAAAATAGCTGAGAATATACTTCACCTGGTGAATAATCAAGGAATGATTTGGATGGGAATGTTCTTCAGTCCTGGTTTAACAGTACTGAATCTCTTTAAGCTTGGGATTCTTATGTATTTGAGGTCTTGGGCTGTTCTGACCTGCAATGTACCCCATGAAGTGATTTTTCGAGCATCTAG GTCCAATAATTTTTACTTTGCCCTCTTATTAACAATGTTATTTCTATGTGTGTTACCTGTTGGCTATGCAATTGTGTGGGTGGAACCATCCTGGCACTGTGGCCCTTTCTCTGGTTACAataaaatgtatcatttaGCAACCAAACAGCTCACTGATTCCCTCCCGGGACCAATTCAAAG ATGTCTCGATTACATTGCTTCACCTGGTATTGTAATTCCACTGATTGTTTTAATGACtctcattatttattatatggTATCATTAACTGGGTCGTTGAGAGAGGCTAATAACGATTTAAAG aTACAATTACGTCACGAACGGACAGAAGAGCGACGTAAATTGTTTAGGATAGTTAAAAAGAGGGAGGAACTAACAGATACGTCGTTtttgaaatggaaaaagaTGTTACCAGCCTTACCCAGAAAAGCAATTAAATCTGAAGTTTCCAAAG TTGTAGTGACCATGGAAAACTCTGTCGAAGTGGACGTGGAAGAAAGGAAACGTTCAGCTTCAGAGGTAGTTGAATCGACAGACATAAAACAGGATGTGGTACCACAGGATCACGCGCAGAACTCAGTCTCTGAAAATAATACGAATGAGAAAGGACCAGTCAGTAACAG GATGGCAAAGTTTCTTCATGATTCTTGGGAATCACAGACCAGTGATCACGCCATGATACCAGAGATTCGCATAAACGAGGCAGGGGGAAAGTCAATTTCtaaggaaaataataatgtaaatcataagaagtaa
- the LOC114882394 gene encoding uncharacterized protein LOC114882394, with translation MPGEVRAQPLNSTMYSGSSMMQPDEEIQYAPRSRPVSFYDNFKDVPMVTPCVTSALSADNLNQVRDNPSMATANNNNNNNNRVSNAVSVGNVSKIQGTKVTGAVSTGNIGKIYRSDKEKELGRAPSMANCLSTTVPVNLAASQIAGRHTPTRNSLRHSRMIVLHRSGHRPQKFLPPLVYHWRLGRCLAALQTILGVAVTSLSLWLLLWAPHLPVADNPYWSGMPLLLSGSFGVCLLCCFKKEYPGLSPGFCLASTKVISVSLAILATVTCSIACVFSAMHLARLMRLECNPARVLNATCVCRPREDAASNSTETAVRYMDLNCPEVESILTILLIFSSTCNALGALVAGWYTYLHWSTRHKRPKYMQVRTSPTSGNNFLSSRPIYNPNLNER, from the exons ATGCCAGGCGAGGTGCGCGCGCAGCCCTTGAACTCGACAATGTACAGTGGTAGCAGCATGATGCAGCCCGACGAGGAGATTCAGTATGCGCCAAGGAGCCGTCCTGTTAGCTTTTATGACAACTTTAAG GACGTGCCAATGGTGACACCTTGCGTGACTTCCGCCTTAAGCGCCGACAATTTAAATCAAGTCCGTGACAATCCGTCGATGGCTACggccaacaacaacaataacaacaataatagAGTGAGCAACGCCGTCAGTGTTGGTAACGTGTCGAAGATCCAGGGCACCAAAGTCACCG GCGCAGTGTCGACGGGGAACATTGGAAAAATCTACCGATCAGATAAGGAAAAGGAACTCGGTCGCGCCCCATCGATGGCCAACTGTTTGTCAACCACGGTTCCCGTTAATCTGGCAGCCTCTCAAATTGCTGGCCGTCACACGCCCACGAGGAATTCCCTCAGGCACAGCAGGATGATCGTGCTGCATCGGAGTGGCCACC GGCCACAGAAATTCCTGCCACCGTTGGTTTACCACTGGCGACTAGGACGATGCCTGGCAGCGTTACAAACTATCCTTGGTGTCGCGGTCACTTCATTGTCATTATGGTTATTGCTTTGGGCACCTCACCTGCCCGTTGCGGATAATCCCTACTGGAGTGGTATGCCG TTGTTACTTTCCGGTAGCTTTGGTGTTTGCCTGTTGTGCTGCTTCAAAAAAGAGTACCCTGGGTTGAGTCCTGGATTCTGCCTCGCGTCGACGAAG GTAATAAGCGTATCTCTGGCAATTTTGGCAACGGTGACCTGTTCCATTGCTTGCGTATTCTCAGCGATGCACCTGGCACGCCTGATGCGACTGGAATGCAATCCGGCACGAGTTTTGAACGCTACCTGCGTGTGCAGGCCTCGCGAAGATGCTGCGTCGAATTCCACGGAAACAGCGGTCAGATACATGGATCTCAACTGTCCCGAAGTTGAGAGTATCCTGACGATACTTTTGATCTTCTCGTCCACTTGCAACGCTTTGGGAGCTTTAGTAGCTGGTTGGTACACCTACCTCCATTGGAGCACCAGGCATAAGAGGCCTAAATACATGCAAGTCAGAACCAGTCCCACCAGTGGAAACAATTTCTTGAGCAGTAGACCGATTTACAATCCGAATCTAAACGAACGATGA
- the LOC123987785 gene encoding abasic site processing protein HMCES isoform X2, which yields MCGRTACSLNPDTLSRACGYKDATGKQPITSWAKNDVQYTPSCNIGPKDVLPCLVAGSHVNLEDERALCAMFWSMIPPWHEGDYRKFNLSTHNARLENIKTSTLYGPPLRNGQRCVVVCEGYYEWKAGKTKKDPKQPYYIYATQKEGVRADDPTTWKDEWSEELGWQGFKMLKMAGLFSGKTIHSCTVITTNSNDVMSGLHGRVPVFLTTEEDIQTWLNEDLSAVEAVDKLNKLTLSPGDLTWHTVSTLVNNVLCKSDNCRRETKPLEEKKTNPSGFMASWLQKGSTESDKRKSTETEETDQVPSKSTKKT from the exons ATGTGTGGTCGAACTGCTTG TTCCCTGAATCCAGACACTTTGAGTCGTGCATGCGGCTATAAAGACGCAACTGGCAAACAGCCCATAACCTCCTGGGCCAAGAACGACGTTCAGTATACTCCTTCCTGTAACATCGGTCCAAAAGATGTTCTTCCGTGTCTCGTAGCAGGCTCGCATGTCAATCTGGAAGACGAAAGAGCCCTATGCGCTATGTTTTGGAGTATGATTCCGCCTTGGCACGAG gGCGACTATAGGAAGTTTAATTTATCAACGCATAACGCGCGGCTGGAGAACATCAAAACTTCTACATTGTATGGCCCACCTCTTCGCAACGGACAAAGATGTGTTGTAGTATGCGAAGGATACTATGAATGGAAGGCTGGAAAGACAAAGAAAGATCCTAAGCAACCGTATTACATTTATGCTACTCAGAAGGAAGGTGTGAGGGCAGATGATCCCACAACATGGAAAGATGAATGGTCAGAAGAGTTGGGTTGGCAGGGATTTAAAATGCTCAAAATGGCAGGGCTATTCAGT GGTAAAACAATACACAGTTGTACAGTAATTACAACAAATTCAAACGATGTTATGTCTGGGCTACACGGTCGTGTGCCTGTGTTTCTAACCACAGAAGAAGATATACAG ACTTGGCTCAATGAAGATTTATCAGCAGTTGAAGCTGTTGacaaattaaacaaattaacgTTATCGCCCGGCGATTTAACTTGGCATACAGTCTCCACTCTTGTAAACAATGTATTATGTAAAAGTGACAATTGCAGAAGAGAGACAAAGCCTTT agaagagaaaaaaaccAACCCTTCTGGTTTTATGGCTTCCTGGCTGCAAAAGGGGTCTACAGAATCAGACAAGAGAAAAAGTACCGAAACTGAAGAAACTGACCAAGTTCCTTCAAAAAGTACAAAGAAAACTTGA
- the LOC123987785 gene encoding abasic site processing protein HMCES isoform X1, whose protein sequence is MCGRTACSLNPDTLSRACGYKDATGKQPITSWAKNDVQYTPSCNIGPKDVLPCLVAGSHVNLEDERALCAMFWSMIPPWHEGDYRKFNLSTHNARLENIKTSTLYGPPLRNGQRCVVVCEGYYEWKAGKTKKDPKQPYYIYATQKEGVRADDPTTWKDEWSEELGWQGFKMLKMAGLFSVFKTGDGKTIHSCTVITTNSNDVMSGLHGRVPVFLTTEEDIQTWLNEDLSAVEAVDKLNKLTLSPGDLTWHTVSTLVNNVLCKSDNCRRETKPLEEKKTNPSGFMASWLQKGSTESDKRKSTETEETDQVPSKSTKKT, encoded by the exons ATGTGTGGTCGAACTGCTTG TTCCCTGAATCCAGACACTTTGAGTCGTGCATGCGGCTATAAAGACGCAACTGGCAAACAGCCCATAACCTCCTGGGCCAAGAACGACGTTCAGTATACTCCTTCCTGTAACATCGGTCCAAAAGATGTTCTTCCGTGTCTCGTAGCAGGCTCGCATGTCAATCTGGAAGACGAAAGAGCCCTATGCGCTATGTTTTGGAGTATGATTCCGCCTTGGCACGAG gGCGACTATAGGAAGTTTAATTTATCAACGCATAACGCGCGGCTGGAGAACATCAAAACTTCTACATTGTATGGCCCACCTCTTCGCAACGGACAAAGATGTGTTGTAGTATGCGAAGGATACTATGAATGGAAGGCTGGAAAGACAAAGAAAGATCCTAAGCAACCGTATTACATTTATGCTACTCAGAAGGAAGGTGTGAGGGCAGATGATCCCACAACATGGAAAGATGAATGGTCAGAAGAGTTGGGTTGGCAGGGATTTAAAATGCTCAAAATGGCAGGGCTATTCAGTGTATTTAAAACTGGAGAT GGTAAAACAATACACAGTTGTACAGTAATTACAACAAATTCAAACGATGTTATGTCTGGGCTACACGGTCGTGTGCCTGTGTTTCTAACCACAGAAGAAGATATACAG ACTTGGCTCAATGAAGATTTATCAGCAGTTGAAGCTGTTGacaaattaaacaaattaacgTTATCGCCCGGCGATTTAACTTGGCATACAGTCTCCACTCTTGTAAACAATGTATTATGTAAAAGTGACAATTGCAGAAGAGAGACAAAGCCTTT agaagagaaaaaaaccAACCCTTCTGGTTTTATGGCTTCCTGGCTGCAAAAGGGGTCTACAGAATCAGACAAGAGAAAAAGTACCGAAACTGAAGAAACTGACCAAGTTCCTTCAAAAAGTACAAAGAAAACTTGA